DNA sequence from the Bradyrhizobium sp. CIAT3101 genome:
CCGCAAGGCCCTCGAATTGCCCTTGACGGGGCAGCGCCGCTGTTGGAAACGACGGCCGGCGACTTCTCAGGAAAACTGACCATGCCATTTGTTGAACGGGTTTTTTCGGGCGTCCAGCCGACGGGCAATCTGCACCTCGGCAATTACCTCGGCGCGATCGTCAACTTCGTGAAGATGCAGGAAACCCACAACTGCATTTATTGCGTCGTCGACATGCACGCGATCACGCAAGGCGTGGACGTCTGGGGTGGCCCGGCCGAGCTCGCACGCAACACCCGCGAGGTGACCGCAGCGTTCATCGCGAGCGGCATCGATCCCAAGAAGCACATCGTGTTCAACCAGAGCCAGGTCTCCGGCCACGCCGAGCTCGCCTGGATCTTCAACTGCGTCGCGCGCATGGGCTGGCTCGGCCGCATGACCCAGTTCAAGGAGAAGGCCGGCAAGGATCGCGAGAACGCCTCGGTCGGGCTGTTCGACTATCCCGTGCTGATGGCCGCCGACATTCTGCTCTACCGCGCCACCCACGTGCCGGTCGGCGAGGACCAGAAGCAGCATCTCGAGCTCTCCCGCGACATCGCGCAGAAGTTCAACAATGACTTCGGCGATTCCATTCGCGCGCAGGGCGCCAATGACGGCCTGTTCTTCCCGCTGCCGGAACCCTTCATCACGGGGCCGGCGACGCGCGTGATGAGCTTGCGCGACGGCACCAAGAAGATGTCGAAGTCGGACGCCTCAGACAATTCGCGCATCAATTTGACCGACGACGCCGACACCATCGCGCAGAAGATCCGCAAGGCGAAGACCGATCCGGAGCCGCTGCCGAGCGAGGAGAAGGGCCTGGAGCCACGCCCCGAAGCCGACAACCTCGTCGGCATTTTCGCCGCGCTCTCCGACCGCTCCAAGGCCGACGTGCTGCGCGAGTTCGGCGGCGGCCAGTTCTCCAGCTTCAAGAACGCGCTGGCTGAGCTGTGCGTGACGAAGCTCGCCCCGATCGCGGGCGAGATGAAGCGCCTCGTCGCCGACCCCGGCCATATCGATGCGATCCTGAACGATGGTTCCGACCGGGCACGTGCGATTGCCGAGGAGACCATGAACCTCTCCAAGGACATCGTCGGCTTCATCCGCCGTCGCTGACGATTGCGATCGCGAACTTGGGCCTGCGCCACGGCGCGGGCCGCTTCGCCTCTCCCCAAGCGTGAGCGAGTGTGGCAGCATGCGCTCCGTGCACACTCCGGGATAGGCATGACCAGCAAGCGACTTTGCTTCGAGCCGGGTCACAAGCCCAAATGCCTCGTCATCGTCGACGACACCGCCGAATGGGATCGCGCGGTCTATTACGCCAGCCGCTGGGCGATCCGTGCCGGCGGCGGCGTGGTGATGCTGCGCATCATCGAGATCGAGGACCAGAACCAGCAATGGCTGGGGGTCGCCGACATCATGCGCGCCGAGGCGCATGAGGCGGCGGAAGCCGCGCTCGACCGCGCCGCCGGCCGCGCCAACGGCATTGCAGCGATCACGCCGGAACGGCTCATCCGCGAGGGCGCCGCGATGGAGCAGCTGCTCGCAGTGATCGATGAAGACCCTGACATCGCCATGCTGGTGCTCGCCGCCAGCCCGGGCGCGGAAGGGCCGGGACCGTGGGTGGCGCTGCTCTCGTATGCGCTCGGCACGTTCCCGGTGCCGGTGACCATCATTTCCGGCGCGCTGAGCGACGGAAGCGTGGATTCGCTGGCGTAGCCCTCTTTCTTACCCTCCCCTGGAGGGGGAGGGTCGGCTCGCATCTGAGCGCAGCGAAGATGAGAGACGGGGTGGGGTGACGGTCTCTCCGCGTCCAGCAGTGCCCGTGTGGAGAGATCACCCCACCCCGCTCGCGCTTTGCGCGATCGACCCTCCCCCTCCAGGGGAGGGTAAGCGAGGACCTAACCCGCTGAAATAACAGCGAAACGATCGTCCGCCCCCTTGACCGTGCGTTCCGCGTCGCCATCTGCTACTGGATAGCCCACGCGCCGGCCTTGAACCGGCGACGTCTGGAGAAAACCATGTTCATTCAAACCGAAGCCACCCCCAATCCCGCCACGCTGAAGTTCATTCCCGGCCGCGTCGTAGCCGACAGCCCGGTGGAATTTGCGAGCCGCGAATCAGCCACGCGTTCGCCGCTCGCGGAAAAGCTGTTCGAGGTGCCCGGCGTCGCCGGCGTGTTCTACGGATCGGATTTCATCACCGTCACCAAGGCGAACGGTGAATGGCAGCAGCTGAAGCCCGCGATCCTCGGCGCCATCATGGAACACTACATGTCCGGCGCACCGCTGCTCGCCGACGGCGCGGCACAAGCCGACGCCGATCTCGATGACGAGGACGAGTTCTTCGACGAGGCCGACGCCGAGACGGTCGACATGATCAAGGACCTGATCGAGACGCGCGTGCGTCCGGCGGTCGCCAATGACGGCGGCGACATCACCTTCCGCGGCTTCAAGGACGGTATCGTCTATCTCAACATGAAGGGCGCCTGCTCCGGCTGCCCGTCATCGACCGCGACGCTCCAGCACGGCATTCAGAACCTGCTGAAGCACTTTGTGCCCGACGTGGTTGAAGTCCGGCCGATGTAAGCGAAGTGCGGTAGGGTGGGCAAAGCGAAGCGTGCCCACCTTCTTTCGCCGACAATCAAGAATGGTGGGCACGGCGCAAGGGCGCCTTTGCCCACCCTACGAGATCTCGCTACGCCGCTTGCCCGATGCTCGCGGCTTCCTCGGCCGCCTTGCGCATGCTCGCCGACATTTCCTGGGTGACCGTGCTCTGCTCCTCGACGGCGGCGGCCGTTGACGAGACATATTCGCTGACGCCCTGGATCGCGCTCTTGATCGCATCCAGCGCCCCGACGACGTCGACCGAGATGCCGTTGAGATTGCCGATCTCCTGCTCGATCCGGTCAGCCGCCTGCTTGGCCTGATTGGCGAGGTTCTTGACCTCGGATGCGACCACCGCGAAGCCACGACCGGCCTCGCCCGCGCGCGCGGATTCGATCGTCGCATTGAGCGCCAACAGATTGATCTGGCCGGTGATGTTGCCGATCAGTTGCACGATCATGCTCATCGATTCCGCCGCCTGCGTCAGCCGCTGCGCCTGCTGATCCGCCGCCTCGACCCGATCAACCGCGGTCGACGCGGTCTCGCGCGAACGCGTCATCGCTTCGGCGATCTCGCGTACCGAAGCATTCAGCTCCTCGGCGCCGGCGGCGACCGATTCCATCATGTCGCGCACCTTCTCGCTGCGCTTACGCGCGATCACCTGCGCGGTCGTGTCGGAGGCGTATTTCACGACCTTGAACGGCTTGCCGTTGAGATCGCGGATCGGATTGTAGGAGGCCTGGATCCAGACCTGCCGGCCGCCCTTGCCGACGCGCTGATATTCGCCGGACTGGAATTCGCCGGCGTTCAGCCTGGCCCAGAAGGCGCGATAGGCGTCGCTGTCGCGCTCGCTGGAGTCCACGAACATGCTGTGATGCTTGCCGACGATCTCGGAGAGCCCATAGCCGAGCGCGCCGAGGAAGTTTTCGTTCGCGGTCAAAACCTTGCCGTCCATGTCGAACTCGATCACGGCCTGCGACTTGCCGATCGCCTCGATCTGGCCGGCGAAATTCGCGTTCGACAGCTTCTGCGCACTGACGTCGGTGGCAAACTTCACCACCTTGAACGGCTTGCCGGCGTCATCGAGGATCGGATTGTAGGACGCGAGGATCCAGACCTCCTTGCCGCCCTTGCCGAAACGCTTGTATTCGCCGGACTGGAATTCGCCGCGGCCAAGCTTCGCCCAGAACTCGCGATAGGCCGCGCTGTCGCGCTCGCCCGCGGCCACGAACATCTTGTGATGCTGGCCCTGGATCTCCTCGAGCCGGTAGCCGACGGTATCCAGGAAATTGTCGTTGGCGGTGATGATGGTGCCGTCGAGATTGAACTCGATCACGGCCTGAGCCCGGCCGATCGCGGAGATCTTTCCGGCATCCTCGAGGCTGCGAAACTTGCGCGCGGTGATGTCGGTGGCGAACTTGACGACCTTCACCGGCTTACCGGCCTCGTCGATGATCGGATTGTAGGACGCCTGGATCCAGATCTCGCGGCCGCCCTTGCCGAGCCGCTTGTATTCGGCGGACTGATATTCGCCGCGGCCGAGGCGGGCCCAGAACTCCCGATAGGCCGGGCTGCCGCGCTCTTCCGGCACGACGAACATGCCGTGGTGCTTGCCCGCGATCTCGTCGAGCCGGTAGCCCATCGCGTCGAGGAAATTCTGGTTGGCCGTGAGGATGGTGCCGTCGAGATTGAATTCGATGACCGCTTGCGACTTCCCAAGTGCAATGACCTGCGCCAAAGCCTCCCTAGCCGAAGAACCGCTTCGCCAAAAAGACATAAATGAACCTTTCCAAATGACCGAAACGGGCGCGGCTTGATCTGCCGAAACGCCCCGTCCGAGTCGTCGTTGACTCGCTCTCCCGCTCGTTGACGGTGTCACCGGTTTGCTAATGATTGATTAAAATGGCAATATTTCAAATACTTAGCTATCCGGGAGGTTGCAAATTGATGCACCCGCATCAAAAATGGGGCGCGAAAATCCTGCCAGCTCCCGTACACGTAGAATTACGGGGATGATCGTGCGCCTGTCGAGAAATCAAACTTGGACTGGTTCGACCGCGGCGGGACCGACTAAGCTGATTCGATGCTGATCCTTGCCATCGATACCGCGCTGGAGGCGTGCGCGGCCGCCGTTCTCGACACCGACGCCGGCGAGTTCCTCGCGCAGGAGCAACAGCTCATGAAGCGCGGCCATGCCGAGGCGCTGATGCCGATGATCGCGCGCGTGATGCAGTCGGCCGATCTCGCATTCACGGCGCTCGACCGCATCGCGGTGACGGTCGGCCCCGGCAGCTTCACCGGCTTGCGCGTCGGCATTTCGGCGGCCCGCGGTCTTGCGCTCGCGGCCAAGCGGCCGGCCGTTGGCCTCACGACCCTCTCGGCCTATGCGGCCGCGATTGTCGGCCAGAGCGGCGTGGTGCCGGTGATTTCGGCAGTCGATGCGCGGCATGATCACGTCTATTTCCAGATCGTCGCCGGCGACGGCAGTCTGCTGGTACCGCCGGCCGTCGCTTCCATCGACGAGGCGATCGCAGCCTCGCAATTCGGCGCGCCGCATCTGGTCGGCAATGCCGCAAGGATTCTCGCCGAGCGCTGGCCGCAGGATGTGCCACAACCTGTTTCGGTCGACGCGCAGCCCGCGCCTGACATCAGCTGGGTCGCCTGGCTCGGCGCTGCGGCAAATCCCGACACCAATCCGGCGCGACCGTTTTATCTGAAGGCACCCGATGCAAAGCCGGCGGCCCAGCCGCTGTTCGCAGCTCAAGCCGCAACGTCATGATAAGATGGTTTTCGGAATGGTGGCGCGGCGGCACCGCCGCCGTCGAACCCGCGTCGGCGCGCGACGCGGCGCGGCTGGCACAGCTCCACGGCGCCTCCTTCGCGCACGGCTGGGGCGAAACCGAGTTCGAGACCATGCTCACCGAGCGCAACACCCTCGTCCACCGCTTGCGGCTCGGTCGCAAGACGATCGGCTTTGCGGTGTCGCGGATCGGCGCGGACGAAGCCGAAATCCTCTCGGTCGCGGTCGACCAGTCCCATCGCGGCCGCGGCCTTTCCCGCACGCTGCTGATGACCCATCTCGGGCACCTCGCGGGGCGCGGCGTGCGCACGATATTTCTGGAGGTCGAGGAGAACAATCAGCCGGCACGACGGCTCTATGACGGAGGCGGATTCGTGGTGGTCGGGCGCCGCGAACGCTACTATAAGCAGGCCAACGGGGAACAATTGAACGCACTTCTGATGCGGCGTGACTTGTCGTAATATTGATGGCAGAAAGCGCCCCCTCAGGCGGACACAATATGACTGGACTTAAACCTTCTTCCGCATCCAAGGCGACCGGCATCGAGGCGCGCTGTGCCGCCACCGGCATGCGCATGACCGAGCAGCGCCGCGTCATCGCGCGCGTGCTTGCCGAAGCGGTCGATCACCCCGATGTCGAGGAATTGTACCGGCGCTGTGTCGCGGTCGACGACAAGATCTCGATCTCGACCGTCTATCGCACCGTCAAATTGTTCGAGGATGCCGGCATCATCGAGCGTCACGATTTCCGCGAGGGCCGCGCGCGCTACGAGACGATGCGCGACAGCCATCACGACCACCTCATCAATCTGCGCGACGGCAAGGTGATCGAGTTCACCTCCGAGGAGATCGAGAAGCTTCAGGCGGAGATCGCCCGCAAGCTCGGCTACAAGCTGGTCGATCACCGGCTCGAGCTCTATTGCGTCCCGCTCGACGACGACAAGCCGACGTCTTAAGTCTCGTGGCGATAGACCTCATCATCTTCGATTGCGACGGCGTGCTCGTGGACAGCGAGGTGATCTCCTGTCGCGCGCATGCGAATGTGCTGACCCGGCACGGCTATCCGATCACGGCGGAGCAAGTGTCCGCGCGCTTCCTCGGCCGCGCCACGAAACAGGCCAATCTCGAGATCGAGACCGAGCTCGGCCGCAAGCTGCCCGAGGCCTATCACGACGAGTTGCAGGACGAGCTGTTTCGCGCATTCGAAGCCGACCTCGAAGCGATCCGCGGCATCCACGACGTGCTCGACGTCGTGACGCAACGTGTCTGCGTTGCCTCGAGCGGCACGCATCCGCGCATGCAAGTGAGCCTCGGAAGCACGGGGCTCTATGAACGCCTCGCGCCGAACATCTTCTCGTCCTCGCAAGTGACAAACGGCAAGCCCGCACCGGACCTGTTCCTGTTTGCTGCGAAGGAAATGGGCGTGTCGCCCGAGCGCTGTGTCGTGATCGAGGACAGCCTTGCCGGCATCGCCGGCGCGCGCGCGGCCGGAATGAAAGTATTCGGCTTTTACGGTGGCAGCCATTGCGGGGCCGGCCATGCCGAGACCCTGCGCCAGGCCGGTGCCGACCTGACCTTCTCGGACATGCATCAATTGCCTGAGCTGGTCCGGCGGGTCGCAGCCGACGCCCTGACGGGGTAGCTTTTTGCCAGCATTCTGAATGCGATACGCTTGAACCGAGCATCTAACCGCCGGCTAATCGCGAAACTCCGCAGAGGTCGCTCAAAGCTCTCACTCTGGGTCGACCGGATATACGTTATGCTCCGGGTCGAACCAAAGTATTTCGAAGACGTGAGTGATGCGGAAGCCCCAGAGCCTACGTCGATTTCCGAGTCGAAATCGGTAAATGTCGCCATCAACCTTGTTTAACTCGAGCAATCTCGTCTGGCACTCATCGCAAATCACTTCGATCGCCATTGAGTGATGCATGTGGTGGCCAGAATCGGTGATTGCAGCCTCAATCTCCCGCCAAAGCATCGTCCTGAAACTTACTAATTTCGGAACGATAACCTCCGACCACGCCTGTGGGGTCCATGCGCGAGGACCCCAACTCCAATCACCGAATATGTCCGCGCCACTAGCGGACCAATCCATCTTCATTTGGTATATCGAATTTGGGTCTGCCCCTAAACGGACGACCTTGTGCTGAGGGAGTTCGGCCCTTACTCGCTCGACGAGACGCGCAGACTTTTCTTGTTGCCTCAGCTCTGCTTCGAGCACTCGCGCAATTCTCGCATCACCCTTCTTGCTCACTGGGGGGCTCAATACTGCTGTAATATTCGGCCAAAGCTTCCTTCGTAATAGTGCTATTGGGGCCGCGCGCCGAAGCGTTCTTCCAAGGATCTTCTAGATGAGTGAGATCACTCAACCATTGGGCGCTTTCATTGCCGTAGAAGTCCAACACTTTATCGATCGTGTCCTTTTGATCGCTATTCAGTGCGCCGGAATTTCCTTGAGCAATTGTCTCAACTCGAAATCGGCCACGATGGGCCTCCCAAAGCTCCTTAACGACGGGACCATTTTTCCAAGCCTCGATCTCTTCCTGAAATAGGGCATCATCGTCCCAAACGATTGACCACGCTTGGGAGTAGTAAACCAACTTTTGGAGCTTCATGGCTGTCAGCGGACCGCGCTGCTCAAGAATGTAAGCAGCGACATCGTACACATTCGCCATACCTAAACCTCGACAAACACGACTTAGTATAGCCCATTTCCTCCATTTTTTCAATGGCTTATGTTATTTTTCGTGCGGTCGATTTTCTCCTTGAGTTGTAGTAGGTTAAGTTGCGTCACCCCTACCCTCGGTTGACCATCTGGCCAAGGTATGACGGACATTGCTCAAAATCCGCAAGCTTCGGCGGAACCTCGATTTGCGCGCACGTCCTAGAATGGCGACCCGAGTACTCCCCAATCGCTGGATTTTCGAGCCCTCAGCCTATATTTGAGGGCCGTCCTCCACCTCAATTCCGGGTTCCATGACGCCGCCGCGCAAGCTGCACATCAAATCATATGGTTGCCAGATGAACGTCTACGATGCCCAGCGCATGGTGGACACGCTGGCTCCGGAAGGATTCGTGGAGACGGCCAACGCCGAGGACGCCGACCTCGTCATCCTCAACACCTGCCACATCCGCGAGAAGGCCTCCGAAAAGGTCTATTCCGAGCTCGGCCGGTTGCGCGTCGCCAAGGACGAGGCCGCGCGCGAGGGCCGCGCCATGCAGATCGCGGTGGCAGGCTGCGTCGCGCAGGCTGAAGGCGAGGAGATCGTGCGTCGCGCGCCCACGGTCGACGTCGTGGTCGGTCCGCAGAGCTATCATCATTTGCCCGAGCTGTTGAAGCGCGCCGGTCATGAAGGCCGCGCGATCGAGACCGAGTTTCCGGCGGCCGACAAATTCGGCTTCCTCGCCCAGCCCAGGCCCGATGCGATTCGCGCACGCGGCATTTCCGCTTTCGTCACGGTGCAGGAAGGCTGCGACAAGTTTTGCACGTTCTGCGTCGTGCCCTACACGCGGGGCTCGGAAGTCTCGCGCCCCGTGACGAAGATCGTCGACGACGTGAAGCGCCTCGCCGACAACGGCGTGCGCGAGCTCACGCTGATCGGCCAGAACGTCAACGCCTATCACGGCGACGGACCGGACGGGAAAAGCTGGGGACTCGGCCAATTGCTGGAGCGCCTGGCGCAGATTCCCGGCGTCGCGCGGTTGCGCTACTCGACCAGCCACCCCCGCGACGTCGACGACGGCCTGATTGCGGCCCATCGCGATCTCGATGCGCTGATGCCGTTCGTGCACCTGCCGGTGCAGTCGGGCTCGGACCGGATCCTGGCCGCCATGAACCGGAAACATACCGCCGATGATTATCGGCGAGTCATCGACCGTTTCCGGTCGGCGCGCCAAGACATTGCTTTTTCATCAGATTTTATCGTCGGCTTCCCCGGCGAGAGCGAGCAAGATTTTCTCGCCACACTCGCGCTTGTCACGCAAATCGGCTACGCTGCGGCATATTCGTTCAAATACTCCGCCCGGCCGGGAACGCCGGCCGCGGATATGCAGGAGACGGTGTCCCCCGCCGAGATGGACCAGCGATTGGAGCGGCTCCAGGAATTGATCGACAGCCAGCAATCGGCCTTCAACAAGGCTGCGATTGGCTCAACGGTCGACGTGCTGTTCGAACGTCCGGCGCGCAAGGACGGCCAGATCGTCGGCCGCACCGCCTTCCTTCAGCCTGCTCATGTAATGGCCTCGCCCGATATCATCGGACAGATCCTTCCGGTGCGGATCGACAGCCTCGAGCGCTACAGTTTCCTCGGCGAGCTCGCGACGCCACGCAATGCGCGCGAGCCCGCTTTATCATCCATCGCCACCGGAGCCTGAACCCTTGCCCAAAAGCGCATCGGATTCGTCTTCTATCGCTCCCAGCCGCAAATTTGACCGCGACATGCAAGTTCCGCCCGAGACCCAGGTCGTCATAGACTTCGACGACAACCGCGCCGCATCCGCGCTGGTCGGCCCTTATGGCCAGAACCTGGCGCAGATCGAACGGCGGCTCGGCGTCGTGGTGGACTCCAAGGGCAATCACATCACCATCGGCGGCACCCGCGACGGCTGCGACGCAGCGCGCCGCGTGCTGGAGACGCTCTACGCGCACGCCGTGAAGGGGCAGGATGTCGACCAGGGCGAGGTCGAAGGCGCGATCCGCGCCGTCATCGCCCAGGGCTCCCTGTTCGAGTTCGACGCCAAGTCGGCGAAGTCGGCCTTCGACAGCATCAATCTGCGCAAACGCCCGGTGCGCGCACGCACGGCCGCGCAGGACTCCTACATCCGCGCGCTGAAGCGCCATGAGCTCGTGTTCGGCATCGGCCCCGCCGGCACCGGCAAGACCTGGCTCGCGGTCGCGCATGCCGCGCAATTGTTCGAGCGCAAGGAGGTCGACAAGATCATCCTGTCGCGTCCGGCGGTCGAAGCCGGCGAGCGGCTCGGCTTCCTGCCCGGCGACCTTCGCGAGAAGGTCGATCCCTATCTGCGCCCGATCTACGACGCGCTTTATGACCTGATGGATGCGCGCATCGTCGAGCGCGCACTGCAGACCGGCGAGATCGAGATCGCGCCGCTCGCCTTCATGCGCGGCCGCACGCTGACCAACGCCGCGATCATCCTCGACGAGGCGCAGAACACGACGTCGATGCAGATGAAGATGTTCCTGACCCGTCTTGGCGAGAACAGCCGCATGATCGTGACAGGCGATCCCTCGCAGATCGATTTGCCGAACGGCCAGACCTCGGGTCTGGCGGAGGCGACGCGCCTGCTCGATGGCGTCGAAGGCATTGCGCAAGTTCATTTCAAAGCCGAGGACGTGATCCGCCACGAGCTCGTGGCGCGGATCGTCTCTGCCTATGAAGGGCAGCCGCAGCGGCCGGCCGCCGGTAAATCCTGACGGGACAACAGCCGGACCCGACGGGCGCGGACGAAGCGCCCTTTCGTTCCGAACAAAGACAATGTCACATCCCAATCTTCCCATGACCGAGGTCCTCGTCGTCGCCGATTGCTGGCAAGGCGAACCTGACGCCGAAGCCGTGATCCAGCGCGCCGTTGCGGCCGCCGCCGAATCCGTCGACGAAGACGTTGCCGACGCGGAAGTGGCTGTGATGCTGACCGATGATGCCGGCATCCGCACGCTGAACAGCAACTGGCGCGGCATGGACAAGCCGACCAACGTGCTGTCATTCCCCGCGCTCCAGCCGGAGGGCGAATGGAAGCCGGGCGATGCGCCGCGCATGCTCGGCGACATCGCGATCGCCTACGAGACCATGCGGCGCGAGGCGGACGAGGAACACAAGCCGTTCGATCATCATTTGAGCCATCTCGCGGTGCATGGTTTCCTGCATCTGATCGGCTACGATCACGAGAACGACGACGACGCTGAAGAGATGGAAGCGCTCGAAACCGAGATCCTGGCTCACCTCGGCATCCCCGATCCCTATGCAGACCGCGCGGGGACGCACTGAGATGCCGGATTCAGAGCCTACTCACGACAATCCGCGCAACACGGCCAATCTGCCGGCCGTGGTCGCGCCCGGCGAAGTGCTGCGTCCGACGGCGGACGGCTGGCTGCTGCGCGCCATCCGCACGCTGTTCGGCTGGAAGGCGGGATCGGTGCGCGACGATCTCCAGGTCGTGCTCGATGCGACCACGCCCGACGACACCGGCTTCTCCGCGGTCGAGCGCACCATGCTGCGCAACATCCTCGGCCTGCACGAGCGCCGCATCGCCGACGTCATGGTGCATCGTGCCGACATCATCGCGGTGAAGCGCGACATCCCGCTCGGCGAATTGATGGACCGCTTCGAGAGCGCCGGCCACTCGCGCCTCGTGGTCTACAACGAGACGCTCGACGACCCCGTCGGCATCGTCCACATCCGCGACCTGCTCGCCTTCATGACCGTGCGTGCGCGCGTGTCGGAGGCCACCAAGACCAAGCGCAAGAAGCCGCTGCCGGCCGGGCTCGATTTGCGCGCCGTCGATCTCGCATTGCCGCTGCACGACGCGCGCATCATCCGCAAACTGCTCTATGTGCCGCCGTCGATGCGGGCGATCGACCTGCTCGCGCAGATGCAGGCGACGCGCGTTCACCTGGCGCTGGTCGTCGACGAATATGGCGGCAGCGACGGGCTGGTGTCGCTCGAGGATATCGTCGAGCAGATCGTCGGCGAAATCGACGACGAGCATGACAGCGACGAGCCGCCGTCGATCGTGCGGCTGCCCGACAACGCCTTCATCGCCGATGCCCGCGCCAGCCTCGACGACGTGCGCACCGTGATCGGCGAGGACTTCGTCACCGGCGAGGCCGGCGAGGAAGTCGAGACGCTCGGCGGCTACCTCGTCAGCTTCGTCGGGCGCCTGCCGGTGCGCGGCGAGGTGATCTCGGGCCCGGGCCATTACGAGGTCGAGGTGCTCGATGCCGATCCGCGCCGCGTCAAGCGGCTGCGCATCTCGACGCGGAAGGAACGCCCCGCGCCCCGCACCCAGCGCGAGAGCCGCCGCCGCGAGGCCGCGCCCGAGAGCGGCCAGCCGCCGGCCAGCGACACGCCGACCCCGCCGCCAGCCGACGGGACCGGCCCGCAGTGACGGCATTCCAACGACTTCGACAGATTGCGCTTGCCATCATCCTGACCTGGGGATGGAAGCGCGCGCTGCTGGCCATGGCGTGTGGTGCGCTGTCGGTGCTGGCGCTGGCCCCGTTCAATTTCTTTCCGGTGCTGTTCATCACCTTTCCCGTGATGGTCTGGCTGATCGATGGCGCCGGGGCCGGGCGGTATGGCGGCGTCCCCGCTGCCGCGCTGACCGGCTACTGGTTCGGGCTCGGCTATTTCGTCCCCGGCCTCTACTGGATCGGCATCGCCTTCTTCGTCGACGCCGATGTGTTCGCCTGGCTGACGCCGTTCGCCGTGCTGGGCCTGCCGGCCTATCTCTCCATTTTCACCGCGATCGGCTTCGCGCTGGCGCGCCTGCTCTGGACCAAGGATGCCACCCGCATTCTCGCGCTCGCGGCAAGCCTTACCGTCGGCGAATGGTTGCGCGGACACGTGCTCACGGGCTTCCCCTGGAACGCGTTCGGTTATGCGCTGTCGGAGCCGCTGGCGCTGGCGCAGACCGCCTCGCTGATCGGCCAGTGGGGCATGACGTTCCTCACGGTTGCGATCTTCGCGAGCCCTGCGGTGCTGATCGACCGCACACGCGATCGTCGCCTCGCCTGGCGCGTGCCGGCGGCGGCCGTTGCGCTGCTGGTCGTGATGGGACTCTTCGGCGCCATCCGCATGGCGCTGCATCCGACCACGATGGTTGCGGGTACCAAATTGCGCCTGATGCAACCGAACCTGCAGCAGGACCTGAAGTTCAACTACTCCGCCAAGGCGGAGGTCATGAAGAAATATCTTGCGCTGTCGGACCGCGCCTCCGGACCGCAATCAACCGGCGTGAGCGCGGCCACGATTCTGATCTGGCCGGAATCCGCCTTTCCGTTCTTCCTGACCCGCGAAGCCGACGCGATGGCTGAGATCGCCGAACTGCTGCCCAAGGGCACTGTACTGATCACCGGATCGGTTCGCGCCCCCGATGTGCCGCCGGGCACGCCGATCACGCGGGCCTACAATTCGATCTACGTGATCGATCACGACGGCAGCGTGCTCGCGGTCTACGACAAGCTGCACCTCGTTCCGTTCGGCGAATTCCTTCCCTACCAGGGGCTGATGGAGAAGCTCGGCTTCGAGCAACTGACGCGGATGCGCGGCGGCTTCATTCCCGGCACGGTGCGCCACGTGCTGCCGATACCGGGGGCACCGTCCGCGCTGCCGTCGATCTGCTACGAGGCGATTTTCCCCGGTGAAGTCGGGACGCGCGACGAGCGCCCGGGCTGGATGGTGAACCTCACCAATGACGGCTGGTTCGGCATCTCGA
Encoded proteins:
- a CDS encoding HAD family hydrolase — encoded protein: MAIDLIIFDCDGVLVDSEVISCRAHANVLTRHGYPITAEQVSARFLGRATKQANLEIETELGRKLPEAYHDELQDELFRAFEADLEAIRGIHDVLDVVTQRVCVASSGTHPRMQVSLGSTGLYERLAPNIFSSSQVTNGKPAPDLFLFAAKEMGVSPERCVVIEDSLAGIAGARAAGMKVFGFYGGSHCGAGHAETLRQAGADLTFSDMHQLPELVRRVAADALTG
- a CDS encoding type II toxin-antitoxin system antitoxin SocA domain-containing protein → MANVYDVAAYILEQRGPLTAMKLQKLVYYSQAWSIVWDDDALFQEEIEAWKNGPVVKELWEAHRGRFRVETIAQGNSGALNSDQKDTIDKVLDFYGNESAQWLSDLTHLEDPWKNASARGPNSTITKEALAEYYSSIEPPSEQEG
- the miaB gene encoding tRNA (N6-isopentenyl adenosine(37)-C2)-methylthiotransferase MiaB, with product MTPPRKLHIKSYGCQMNVYDAQRMVDTLAPEGFVETANAEDADLVILNTCHIREKASEKVYSELGRLRVAKDEAAREGRAMQIAVAGCVAQAEGEEIVRRAPTVDVVVGPQSYHHLPELLKRAGHEGRAIETEFPAADKFGFLAQPRPDAIRARGISAFVTVQEGCDKFCTFCVVPYTRGSEVSRPVTKIVDDVKRLADNGVRELTLIGQNVNAYHGDGPDGKSWGLGQLLERLAQIPGVARLRYSTSHPRDVDDGLIAAHRDLDALMPFVHLPVQSGSDRILAAMNRKHTADDYRRVIDRFRSARQDIAFSSDFIVGFPGESEQDFLATLALVTQIGYAAAYSFKYSARPGTPAADMQETVSPAEMDQRLERLQELIDSQQSAFNKAAIGSTVDVLFERPARKDGQIVGRTAFLQPAHVMASPDIIGQILPVRIDSLERYSFLGELATPRNAREPALSSIATGA
- a CDS encoding PhoH family protein, whose product is MQVPPETQVVIDFDDNRAASALVGPYGQNLAQIERRLGVVVDSKGNHITIGGTRDGCDAARRVLETLYAHAVKGQDVDQGEVEGAIRAVIAQGSLFEFDAKSAKSAFDSINLRKRPVRARTAAQDSYIRALKRHELVFGIGPAGTGKTWLAVAHAAQLFERKEVDKIILSRPAVEAGERLGFLPGDLREKVDPYLRPIYDALYDLMDARIVERALQTGEIEIAPLAFMRGRTLTNAAIILDEAQNTTSMQMKMFLTRLGENSRMIVTGDPSQIDLPNGQTSGLAEATRLLDGVEGIAQVHFKAEDVIRHELVARIVSAYEGQPQRPAAGKS
- the ybeY gene encoding rRNA maturation RNase YbeY, producing the protein MTEVLVVADCWQGEPDAEAVIQRAVAAAAESVDEDVADAEVAVMLTDDAGIRTLNSNWRGMDKPTNVLSFPALQPEGEWKPGDAPRMLGDIAIAYETMRREADEEHKPFDHHLSHLAVHGFLHLIGYDHENDDDAEEMEALETEILAHLGIPDPYADRAGTH
- a CDS encoding hemolysin family protein, which translates into the protein MPDSEPTHDNPRNTANLPAVVAPGEVLRPTADGWLLRAIRTLFGWKAGSVRDDLQVVLDATTPDDTGFSAVERTMLRNILGLHERRIADVMVHRADIIAVKRDIPLGELMDRFESAGHSRLVVYNETLDDPVGIVHIRDLLAFMTVRARVSEATKTKRKKPLPAGLDLRAVDLALPLHDARIIRKLLYVPPSMRAIDLLAQMQATRVHLALVVDEYGGSDGLVSLEDIVEQIVGEIDDEHDSDEPPSIVRLPDNAFIADARASLDDVRTVIGEDFVTGEAGEEVETLGGYLVSFVGRLPVRGEVISGPGHYEVEVLDADPRRVKRLRISTRKERPAPRTQRESRRREAAPESGQPPASDTPTPPPADGTGPQ